The following proteins are encoded in a genomic region of Salvelinus namaycush isolate Seneca chromosome 12, SaNama_1.0, whole genome shotgun sequence:
- the LOC120057531 gene encoding protocadherin gamma-A11-like, which produces MSVSTTSCGSKWRLQCAMLLLAIVRASFADIRYSVPEETKTKHVIGSLSSDLRLDVKRLGVRKARVDYQGQKRYCGVDLDSGDLIVLERIDRETLCETTSPCILHFEFILENPLELHNIGLEIQDINDNAPLFPKDLIKLEISESATTGSRYKIASARDLDVGINSVQSYVLGQNGYFVLDAKNSRERYVEIVLQNSLDREKDGEHSLMLTAIDGGNPLRSGSVTINILVIDVNDNGPIFSQAVYTVTVFENSPQGTSLLKVSATDKDEGANGHITYYINHVSENTKRLFNIDQNSGEITAIGELDHEKASSYEVEIQAEDGGGQAGHCKVLVEVSDINDNAPTITVKSVTNPIPENIPAGIEIAVINVKDQDHGENSRVKCNIAENLPFKLQSSIKNYFTLISSAPLDREQISEYDVTIIATDGGTPSLSSSVILSFHISDINDNPPVFEEQSYSSYVTENNKPGSSMCSVTARDPDWRQNGTVVYSLLHSEINGVPVSSFLSINGDTGVIHAVRAFDYEQFRSFKVHVVARDNGSPPLSSNVTVSVFITDENDNSPQILYPAPAGNSLMTEMVPKAALAGSLVSKVIAVDADSGQNAWLSYQIVKSTDPGLFNIGIHSGEIRAQRDISESDSMKQNLVISVKDNGQPSLSTTCDVYLLISDNLAEVPELKDMAYDDSSKLTSYLIIGLVSVSTFFLTFIILMLAVRFCRSRKPRMLFDGAVAIPSAYFPPNYAEVDGAGTLRSSYNYDAYLTTGSRTSDFKFARSYNTLPADQTLRKEIKDQDSLVDTKDLNEVGL; this is translated from the coding sequence ATGTCGGTATCTACTACATCATGCGGATCTAAATGGCGTTTGCAATGTGCTATGCTTTTGCTTGCTATCGTGCGGGCCTCTTTTGCGGACATTCGATATTCTGTTCCAGaggagacaaagacaaaacatgtaATCGGGAGCTTAAGTAGTGACCTTCGTTTGGATGTTAAGCGACTGGGGGTTCGGAAGGCCCGAGTTGATTACCAGGGACAGAAACGGTACTGTGGAGTAGACTTGGACTCCGGAGATCTCATTGTTCTCGAGAGAATCGACAGGGAGACGCTTTGTGAAACTACCTCACCCTGTATATTGCATTTTGAGTTCATCCTGGAAAATCCTTTGGAGCTGCACAATATTGGGCTGGAAATACAGGACATAAATGACAACGCACCTCTTTTCCCCAAGGATTTAATCAAACTGGAAATAAGCGAATCTGCAACAACAGGCAGTAGATATAAAATAGCTTCTGCTCGAGATTTAGATGTAGGCATCAACTCCGTTCAAAGCTATGTGCTTGGTCAAAATGGTTATTTTGTTTTAGATGCAAAAAACAGCAGAGAAAGGTATGTTGAAATTGTATTGCAAAATAGTCTCGACCGAGAGAAGGACGGTGAACATTCTCTAATGCTAACGGCAATTGACGGGGGGAATCCACTTCGGTCTGGTAGTGTTACAATAAATATTCTCGTAATTGATGTAAATGATAACGGTCCAATATTTTCGCAAGCTGTGTATACGGTAACCGTTTTTGAAAATTCACCACAAGGTACCTCCCTGCTCAAGGTAAGCGCAACTGATAAAGATGAGGGTGCTAATGGTCACATTACATATTACATTAATCATGTGTCTGAAAACACAAAGCGTTTATTCAATATTGACCAAAACAGTGGGGAGATTACTGCAATTGGCGAGCTTGACCACGAAAAGGCCTCCTCTTATGAAGTGGAGATACAGGCGGAGGATGGCGGGGGGCAGGCCGGACACTGCAAAGTCCTCGTTGAAGTATCTGACATAAATGACAATGCACCCACAATAACTGTGAAATCAGTCACCAATCCGATTCCAGAGAACATCCCAGCGGGCATTGAAATAGCGGTTATTAATGTAAAGGATCAGGACCATGGAGAGAACAGCAGAGTGAAGTGCAACATTGCGGAAAACCTACCTTTTAAACTCCAATCCTCAATTAAAAACTACTTTACCTTAATAAGCAGCGCCCCTCTGGATCGAGAGCAAATCTCTGAATATGATGTCACTATAATAGCAACCGATGGAGGAACGCCGTCATTGTCTTCAAGTGTTATTTTGAGTTTCCACATTTCTGATATAAATGACAACCCACCTGTGTTTGAAGAACAATCCTACAGTTCCTATGTGACTGAAAATAACAAGCCTGGCTCCTCTATGTGTTCTGTTACTGCCAGAGACCCAGACTGGAGACAGAACGGTACGGTGGTCTATTCTCTATTGCACAGTGAGATCAACGGTGTTCCGGTGTCCTCATTTTTATCCATCAACGGAGACACGGGGGTGATCCATGCTGTGAGAGCATTTGATTATGAGCAGTTTAGGAGCTTCAAAGTCCACGTTGTAGCCAGAGACAATGGTTCTCCTCCACTCAGCAGTAACGTGACTGTGAGTGTCTTCATAACAGATGAGAATGATAACTCTCCCCAGATATTATATCCTGCTCCAGCAGGGAACTCCTTGATGACCGAGATGGTCCCCAAAGCTGCTCTGGCGGGGTCACTGGTTTCCAAGGTGATAGCTGTGGATGCTGACTCTGGACAAAACGCGTGGCTTTCATATCAGATCGTGAAATCGACTGATCCGGGACTTTTCAATATTGGTATCCACAGTGGAGAGATCAGGGCACAGCGGGACATTTCTGAATCTGACAGTATGAAGCagaaccttgttatatcagtgAAAGATAACggacagccctctctctctacaacctgtGATGTATATTTACTCATATCAGATAACTTGGCTGAAGTTCCAGAACTGAAAGACATGGCTTATGATGATAGTTCCAAACTAACTTCCTATTTGATCATCGGTCTGGTCTCTGTCTCCACCTTTTTCCTGACTTTCATTATTCTCATGCTGGCCGTGAGGTTCTGCCGCAGTAGAAAGCCTAGAATGTTGTTTGATGGAGCAGTCGCCATTCCCAGCGCGTATTTCCCTCCCAACTATGCAGAGGTGGATGGAGCTGGAACTCTCCGTAGTTCTTACAATTATGATGCATACCTGACAACGGGCTCACGCACCAGTGACTTCAAGTttgccagatcttacaacacGCTGCCTGCTGACCAGACGCTGAGGAAAGAAATCAAAGATCAAGATTCGTTAGTGGACACCAAGGACTTGAACGAGGTAGGATTGTAA
- the LOC120057532 gene encoding protocadherin beta-16-like, which yields MEYRRGSMLRRGRWTTFVFLLLTVHQCVGDIRYSIAEEIKRGSVVGRFSQDLGIDVKTLSTRRPRIEFEGSTRYCDINQKTGDLIVNERMDREELCGQRPSCALHFDFFLENPLELHRVTLDIQDVNDNFPTFPNKVIKLEIGESANKGERFSIDEAIDTDTGVNSVQGYTLSANEHFTLSVHTSADTGKYAEIVLEHELDREKQEELSLILTAYDGGKPQKSGTVVIQVRVLDANDNVPVFTQSIYKVSVPENAPLGTAVVTVSASDADEGANGEVTYEFSHISIKTKNTFSIDPKSGEIKIKSMIDFEDTSSFELRVKAKDGAGQAASCKVIVDVADINDNAPVILIKSLKSPFPENSPAGTEVALIYVQDRDSESNSKVRCSIEQNTYFKLSPSIKKHLSLITAVELDRETQSEYNITLIATDEGNPPLSSFQTITLIVSDMNDNPPVFEEQSYSAYVTENNKPGSSMCSVTARDPDWRQNGTVVYSLLPSEVNGVPVSSFLSINGDTGVIHAVRAFDYEQFRSFKVHVVARDNGSPPLSSNVTVSVFITDENDNSPQILYPAPAGNYLMTEMVPKAALAGSLVSKVIAVDADSGQNAWLSYQIVKSTDPGLFNIGIHSGEIRAQRDISESDSMKQNLVISVKDNGQPSLSTTCDVYLLISDNLAEVPELKDMAYEDSSKLTSYLIIGLVSVSTFFLTFIILMLAVRFCRSRKPRMLFDGAVAIPSAYFPPNYAEVDGAGTLRSSYNYDAYLTTGSRTSDFKFARSYNTLPADQTLRKEIKDQDSLVDTKDLNEVGL from the coding sequence ATGGAATATAGAAGAGGTTCCATGTTGAGGCGAGGGCGATGGACCACCTTTGTCTTCCTATTATTGACCGTCCATCAGTGTGTCGGGGATATTCGCTATTCCATTGCAGAAGAAATTAAACGAGGTTCTGTGGTTGGGAGATTTTCTCAGGATTTGGGCATCGATGTAAAAACACTGTCGACCAGAAGACCAAGGATCGAATTCGAAGGTAGTACACGATACTGCGACATTAACCAGAAGACTGGAGATTTGATTGTGAACGAGCGGATGGACAGAGAGGAGCTGTGCGGACAAAGGCCGTCGTGTGCTTTGCATTTTGACTTCTTTTTGGAAAACCCTCTAGAGTTGCACCGTGTCACACTTGACATCCAAGATGTTAACGACAACTTCCCAACATTTCCCAATAAAGTAATCAAATTAGAGATCGGAGAATCGGCCAATAAAGGAGAGCGATTTTCCATTGACGAGGCCATCGACACAGATACGGGAGTCAATTCAGTTCAGGGTTATACTCTATCGGCAAACGAACATTTCACCTTGTCTGTTCACACAAGTGCTGATACGGGTAAATATGCAGAGATCGTACTAGAGCATGAACTAGACCGCGAAAAACAGGAAGAACTATCACTTATTCTGACAGCTTATGATGGCGGAAAGCCACAGAAATCTGGCACAGTAGTTATACAGGTCCGGGTACTAGATGCTAATGATAATGTCCCTGTATTTACGCAGTCTATTTATAAGGTGAGTGTGCCTGAAAACGCTCCATTGGGTACTGCCGTGGTCACTGTCAGTGCCAGCGATGCAGATGAAGGGGCGAATGGAGAGGTTACATATGAATTCAGTCATATTTCTATCAAAACAAAAAATACTTTCTCTATTGATCCAAAAAGTGGAGAGATTAAAATAAAATCAATGATAGATTTTGAAGATACATCGTCCTTTGAGCTGCGAGTTAAAGCTAAAGATGGAGCAGGTCAGGCTGCTTCATGTAAAGTTATTGTTGACGTCGCTGATATTAATGACAACGCCCCAGTCATACTTATTAAGTCATTAAAATCACCATTTCCAGAAAACTCACCAGCCGGTACAGAGGTTGCCTTAATTTATGTACAGGACAGAGATTCCGAGTCCAACAGCAAAGTAAGATGTTCTATTGAGCAGAACACATACTTCAAATTGTCCCCGTCAATCAAAAAACACCTTTCCCTAATAACTGCTGTGGAATTGGATCGTGAGACACAGTCCGAATACAACATCACTCTTATTGCAACCGATGAAGGAAATCCTCCACTGTCATCTTTTCAAACGATTACGTTAATTGTTTCTGATATGAATGACAACCCTCCTGTGTTTGAAGAACAATCCTACAGCGCCTATGTGACTGAAAATAACAAGCCTGGCTCCTCTATGTGTTCTGTTACTGCCAGAGACCCAGACTGGAGACAGAACGGCACAGTGGTCTATTCTCTATTGCCCAGTGAGGTCAACGGTGTTCCGGTGTCCTCATTTTTATCCATCAACGGAGACACGGGCGTGATCCATGCTGTGAGAGCATTTGATTATGAGCAGTTTAGGAGCTTCAAAGTACACGTTGTAGCGAGAGACAATGGTTCTCCTCCACTCAGCAGTAACGTGACTGTGAGTGTCTTCATAACAGATGAGAATGATAACTCTCCCCAGATATTATACCCTGCTCCAGCAGGGAACTACTTGATGACTGAGATGGTCCCCAAAGCTGCTCTGGCAGGGTCCCTGGTTTCCAAGGTGATAGCTGTGGATGCTGACTCTGGACAAAACGCGTGGCTTTCATATCAGATCGTGAAATCGACTGATCCGGGACTTTTCAATATTGGTATCCACAGTGGAGAGATCAGGGCACAGCGGGACATTTCTGAATCTGACAGTATGAAGCagaaccttgttatatcagtgAAAGATAACggacagccctctctctctacaacctgtGATGTATATTTACTCATATCAGATAACTTGGCTGAAGTTCCAGAACTGAAAGACATGGCTTATGAGGATAGTTCCAAACTAACTTCCTATTTGATCATCGGTCTGGTCTCTGTCTCCACCTTTTTCCTGACTTTCATTATTCTCATGCTGGCCGTGAGGTTCTGCCGCAGTAGAAAGCCTAGAATGTTGTTTGATGGAGCAGTCGCCATTCCCAGCGCGTATTTCCCTCCCAACTATGCAGAGGTGGATGGAGCTGGAACTCTCCGTAGTTCTTACAATTATGATGCATACCTGACAACGGGCTCACGCACCAGTGACTTCAAGTttgccagatcttacaacacGCTGCCTGCTGACCAGACGCTGAGGAAAGAAATCAAAGATCAAGATTCGTTAGTGGACACCAAGGACTTGAACGAGGTAGGATTGTAA
- the LOC120056700 gene encoding protocadherin beta-16-like, producing the protein MEYRRGSMLRRGRWTTFVFLLLTVHQCVGDIRYSIAEEIKRGSVVGRFSQDLGIDVKTLSTRRPRIEFEGSTRYCDINQKTGDLIVNERMDREELCGQRPSCALHFDFFLENPLELHRVTLDIQDVNDNFPTFPNEVIKLEIRESANKGERFSIDEALDTDTGVNSVQGYTLSANEHFTLSVHTSADTGKYAEIVLEHELDREKQEELSLILTAYDGGKPQKSGTVVIQVRVLDANDNVPVFTQSIYKVSVPENAPLGTAVVTVSASDADEGANGEVTYEFSHISIKTKNTFSIDPKSGEIKIKSMIDFEDTSSFELRVKAKDGAGQAASCKVIVDVADINDNAPVILIKSLKSPFPENSPAGTEVALIYVQDRDSESNSKVRCSIEQNTYFKLSPSIKKHLSLITAVELDRETQSEYNITLIATDEGNPPLSSFQTITLIVSDMNDNPPVFEEQSYSAYVTENNKPGSSMCSVTARDPDWRQNGTVVYSLLPSEVNGVPVSSFLSINGDTGVIHAVRAFDYEQFRSFKVHVVARDNGSPPLSTNVTVSVFITDENDNSPQILYPAPAGNSLMTEMVPKAALAGSLVSKVIAVDADSGQNAWLSYHIVKSTDPGLFNIGIHSGEIRAQRDISESDSMKQNLVISVKDNGQPSLSTTCDVYLLISDNLAEVPELKDMTYEDSSKLTSYLIIALVSVSTFFLTFIILILAVRFCRSRKPRMLFDGAVAIPSAYFPPNYAEVDGAGTLRSSYNYDAYLTTGSRTSDFKFARSYNDNTLPADQTLKKNLNEPFGENIITFNTLGESESFD; encoded by the exons ATGGAATATAGAAGAGGTTCCATGTTGAGGCGAGGGCGATGGACCACCTTTGTCTTCCTATTATTGACCGTCCATCAGTGTGTCGGGGATATTCGCTATTCCATTGCAGAAGAAATTAAACGAGGTTCTGTGGTTGGGAGATTTTCTCAGGATTTGGGCATCGATGTAAAAACACTATCGACCAGAAGACCAAGGATCGAATTCGAAGGTAGTACACGATACTGCGACATTAACCAGAAGACTGGAGATTTGATTGTGAACGAGCGGATGGACAGAGAGGAGCTGTGCGGACAAAGGCCGTCGTGTGCTTTGCATTTTGACTTCTTTTTGGAAAACCCTCTAGAGTTGCACCGTGTCACACTTGACATCCAAGATGTTAACGACAACTTCCCAACATTTCCCAATGAAGTAATCAAATTAGAGATCAGAGAATCGGCCAATAAAGGTGAGCGATTTTCCATTGACGAGGCCCTCGACACTGATACGGGAGTCAATTCAGTTCAGGGTTATACTCTATCGGCAAACGAACATTTCACCTTGTCTGTTCACACAAGTGCTGATACGGGTAAATATGCAGAGATCGTACTAGAGCATGAACTAGACCGCGAAAAACAGGAAGAACTATCACTTATTCTGACAGCTTATGATGGCGGAAAGCCACAGAAATCTGGCACAGTAGTTATACAGGTCCGGGTACTAGATGCTAATGATAATGTCCCTGTATTTACGCAGTCTATTTATAAGGTGAGTGTGCCTGAAAACGCTCCATTGGGTACTGCCGTGGTCACTGTCAGTGCCAGCGATGCAGATGAAGGGGCGAATGGAGAGGTTACATATGAATTTAGTCATATTTCTATCAAAACAAAAAATACTTTCTCTATTGATCCAAAAAGTGGAGAGATTAAAATAAAATCAATGATAGATTTTGAAGATACATCGTCCTTTGAGCTGCGAGTTAAAGCTAAAGATGGAGCAGGTCAGGCTGCTTCATGTAAAGTTATTGTTGACGTCGCTGATATTAATGACAACGCCCCAGTCATACTTATTAAGTCATTAAAATCACCATTTCCAGAAAACTCACCAGCCGGTACAGAGGTTGCCTTAATTTATGTACAGGACAGAGATTCCGAGTCCAACAGCAAAGTAAGATGTTCTATTGAGCAGAACACATACTTCAAATTGTCCCCGTCAATCAAAAAACACCTTTCCCTAATAACTGCTGTGGAATTGGATCGTGAGACACAGTCCGAATACAACATCACTCTTATTGCAACCGATGAAGGAAATCCTCCACTGTCATCTTTTCAAACGATTACGTTAATTGTTTCTGATATGAATGACAACCCTCCTGTGTTTGAAGAACAATCCTACAGCGCCTATGTGACTGAAAATAACAAGCCTGGCTCCTCTATGTGTTCTGTTACTGCCAGAGACCCAGACTGGAGACAGAACGGCACAGTGGTCTATTCTCTATTGCCCAGTGAGGTCAACGGTGTTCCGGTGTCCTCATTTTTATCCATCAACGGAGACACGGGCGTGATCCATGCTGTGAGAGCATTTGATTATGAGCAGTTTAGGAGCTTCAAAGTACACGTTGTAGCGAGAGACAATGGTTCTCCTCCACTCAGCACTAACGTGACTGTGAGTGTCTTCATAACAGATGAGAATGATAACTCTCCCCAGATATTATACCCTGCTCCAGCAGGGAACTCCTTGATGACTGAGATGGTCCCCAAAGCTGCTCTGGCAGGGTCCCTGGTTTCCAAGGTGATAGCTGTGGATGCTGACTCTGGACAAAACGCGTGGCTTTCATATCACATCGTGAAATCGACTGATCCGGGACTTTTCAATATTGGTATCCACAGTGGAGAGATCAGGGCACAGCGGGACATTTCTGAATCTGACAGTATGAAGCagaaccttgttatatcagtgAAAGATAACggacagccctctctctctacaacctgtGATGTATATTTACTCATATCAGATAACTTGGCTGAAGTTCCAGAACTGAAAGACATGACTTATGAGGATAGTTCCAAACTAACTTCCTATTTGATCATTGCACTGGTCTCTGTGTCGACCTTTTTCCTGACTTTCATTATTCTCATCCTGGCCGTGAGGTTCTGCCGCAGTAGAAAGCCTAGAATGTTGTTTGATGGAGCAGTCGCCATTCCCAGCGCGTATTTCCCTCCCAACTATGCAGAGGTGGATGGAGCTGGAACTCTCCGTAGTTCTTACAATTATGACGCATACCTGACAACGGGCTCACGCACCAGTGACTTCAAGTTTGCCAGATCTTACAATGACAACACGCTGCCTGCTGACCAGACACTGAAGAAGAACCTAAATGAACCTTTTGGAGAAAATATAATCACGTTCAACACCTTGGGGGAGAGCGAG TCATTTGATTAA
- the LOC120056701 gene encoding protocadherin beta-16-like: MEYRGFSFAASLLGLALFLFLLHTSYGDVTYSVLEEMKRGSVVGNIAKDLGLDAKRLMYRKARLDVQGSSKRYCEVNLNTGDMVIAEVIDREQLCGRRISCTLKYEMVLENPLELHNIILQVQDINDNSPLFGEDRVTFEIRESADKGARFAVHQAHDADIGLNAVQSYTLQRNDHFSLAVHTNPDSEKYGELVLDTELDREQKQEVTLILTAVDGGTPQRSGTVIIHVTVLDANDNKPVFSENVYKVSVPENAPIGSLVVTVTAIDADEGANGEVTYGFGPISEELNKLFSLDPKTGDIRIAGQMDFEEESIHELPIKAKDGSGLTSFAKIFIEITDVNDNAPVISLKSLTNPIPENVLPGREVGIINVQDKDSEGNRQVRCSIQQNVPFKLNPSIKNYYSLITTSELDREIISDYNITITATDEGSPPLSSSKTIHLSVSDVNDNPPVFEEQSYSAYVTENNKPGSSMCSVTARDPDWRQNGTVVYSLLSSEVNGVPVSSFLSINGDTGVIHAVRAFDYEQFRSFKVHVVARDNGSPPLSSNVTVSVFITDENDNSPQILYPAPAGNSLMTEMVPKAALAGSLVSKVIAVDADSGQNAWLSYQIVKSTDPGLFTIGLHSGEMRAQRDISESDSMKQNLVISVKDNGQPSLSTTCDVYLLISDNLAEVPELKDMTYEDSSKLTSYLIIALVSVSTFFLTFIILILAVRFCRSRKPRMLFDGAVAIPSAYFPPNYAEVDGAGTLRSSYNYDAYLTTGSRTSDFKFVRSYNDNTLPADQTLKRSPTKLLEGSIITLNTAGESIEVRQN; this comes from the coding sequence ATGGAATACAGGGGATTCTCGTTCGCTGCCTCATTGCTCGGCCTGGCTTTGTTTCTTTTCCTGCTGCACACCAGCTATGGAGACGTTACCTATTCTGTTCTGGAGGAGATGAAACGCGGATCTGTTGTCGGAAATATAGCCAAGGATCTGGGACTGGATGCAAAACGACTCATGTATCGGAAAGCTCGTTTAGATGTTCAAGGTAGCAGCAAGCGCTATTGTGAAGTCAATCTGAATACTGGGGATATGGTCATCGCTGAAGTAATAGACAGGGAGCAGCTTTGTGGTAGGAGGATTTCATGCACCTTAAAATACGAGATGGTTCTGGAAAACCCTTTAGAATTACATAACATAATCTTACAGGTACAAGATATTAATGACAATAGCCCACTATTTGGGGAAGATCGCGTTACGTTTGAGATCAGAGAATCGGCAGATAAAGGCGCTCGATTTGCGGTCCATCAGGCTCATGATGCAGATATAGGACTGAACGCTGTTCAAAGCTACACACTACAAAGGAACGACCATTTTAGCCTGGCTGTTCATACCAACCCAGATTCTGAAAAGTATGGTGAGCTAGTGTTAGACACAGAGTTAGATCGAGAACAAAAGCAGGAGGTGACATTAATACTGACTGCGGTTGACGGTGGGACTCCACAGAGATCTGGTACTGTAATCATACACGTCACAGTGTTGGATGCGAACGATAATAAACCAGTGTTTAGCGAAAATGTCTATAAGGTCAGTGTACCAGAAAATGCTCCAATAGGTTCATTAGTTGTTACTGTAACAGCCATCGATGCAGACGAGGGGGCAAATGGGGAAGTGACGTACGGATTTGGCCCAATCTCAGAAGAATTAAATAAATTATTTTCTCTTGACCCTAAAACGGGAGACATCAGGATAGCAGGACAGATGGATTTTGAAGAAGAATCAATTCATGAATTGCCTATCAAAGCCAAAGATGGCTCGGGATTGACTTCCTTTGCCAAAATATTCATAGAAATTACAGATGTTAATGACAATGCACCAGTGATATCTCTTAAATCCTTGACCAATCCCATCCCTGAGAATGTGTTACCTGGCAGAGAGGTGgggatcattaatgtacaggatAAAGATTCAGAGGGAAATAGACAGGTCCGCTGCTCCATTCAACAAAATGTTCCATTCAAACTAAACCCGTCTATCAAAAACTATTATTCTCTGATAACAACGAGTGAATTAGACCGAGAGATCATTTCAGATTATAACATAACTATCACTGCCACTGACGAGGGGTCTCCACCCTTATCCTCCTCAAAGACTATTCATTTATCTGTGTCAGACGTGAACGACAACCCACCTGTGTTTGAAGAACAATCCTACAGCGCCTATGTGACTGAAAATAACAAACCTGGCTCCTCTATGTGTTCTGTTACTGCCAGAGACCCAGACTGGAGACAGAACGGCACAGTGGTCTATTCTCTATTGTCCAGTGAGGTCAACGGTGTTCCGGTGTCCTCATTTTTATCCATTAACGGAGACACGGGGGTGATCCATGCTGTGAGAGCATTTGATTATGAGCAGTTTAGGAGCTTCAAAGTCCACGTTGTAGCCAGAGACAATGGTTCTCCTCCACTCAGTAGTAACGTGACTGTGAGTGTCTTCATAACAGATGAGAATGATAACTCTCCCCAGATATTATACCCTGCTCCAGCAGGGAACTCCCTGATGACTGAGATGGTCCCCAAAGCTGCTCTGGCGGGGTCACTGGTTTCCAAGGTGATAGCTGTGGATGCTGACTCTGGACAGAATGCTTGGCTGTCATATCAGATCGTGAAATCGACTGATCCGGGACTTTTCACTATTGGTCTCCACAGCGGAGAAATGAGGGCACAGCGGGACATTTCTGAATCTGACAGTATGAAGCagaaccttgttatatcagtgAAAGATAACggacagccctctctctctacaacctgtGATGTATATTTACTCATATCAGATAACTTGGCTGAAGTTCCAGAACTGAAAGACATGACTTATGAGGATAGTTCCAAACTAACTTCATATTTGATCATCGCACTGGTCTCTGTGTCGACCTTTTTCCTGACTTTCATTATTCTCATCCTGGCCGTGAGGTTCTGCCGCAGTAGAAAGCCTAGAATGTTGTTTGATGGAGCAGTCGCCATTCCCAGCGCGTATTTCCCTCCCAACTATGCAGAGGTGGATGGAGCTGGAACTCTCCGTAGTTCTTATAATTATGATGCATACCTGACAACGGGCTCACGCACCAGTGACTTTAAGTTTGTCAGATCTTACAATGACAACACGCTGCCTGCTGATCAGACACTGAAGAGAAGCCCAACTAAGTTATTGGAAGGGAGTATCATCACTCTCAACACTGCAGGGGAGTCTATTGAGGTAAGACAGAACTAA